From Alcaligenes faecalis, the proteins below share one genomic window:
- the ppc gene encoding phosphoenolpyruvate carboxylase: MPQAVPDLSNLLRQDIRFLGKALGEVIRDSEGKATFTLIEALRRAAVSFRREHDPQQARILEKDIPKLNDAQARSVARAFAYFLHLSNIAEDRDQNRRREEQDPEKLLGSLQHAIQTLMDQGLSAKKIRRYLQEACVMPVLTAHPTEVQRQSTLAVHMAIADELNGLDHKASATQSARTQEKLTGLVSLLWQTRMLRDHKLTVMDEIDNALAYYGSTFLPTIPQLYHDLDRLLEPGKKSLLDQKTRSLPAFLRMGSWIGGDRDGNPNVGPETVEQAVLRQSTRALQHYLEQIRLLGTEISVSDALNRVSKDLAALSASSQDPSPHRVDEPYRRSFIHLYARMAATAQNLLGRDLADRPTYAAPPYANPQEFKADLQIIADSLAENKGGAIAGLRLNELIQAVEVFGFHLATLDLRQSSDVHERVLDELFRVAGTLYKDEPVNYRQLSEEDRITLLRSELRHHRPLVSPWYRYSEETEKELSILRKAAECRRRFGARALEQTIVSHTETLSDLLEVLVLQQETGLIVPNSNEPEHQGLMVVPLFETIPDLERGPQIMQEWLDMPEIRQRVRHAQDSVQEVMLGYSDSNKDGGYLTSNWTLYRAEREFAQVFSRRKVRLRLFHGRGGSVGRGGGSSFDAILAQPPGTVNGQIRLTEQGEMIQGRYKDADVGRWHLELFVAATLEASLGSRKGSSNDDEHLAAYGDAMAWMSEQAHQSYRQLVYGTPNFDQYFFQSTPIKEIAGLNIGSRPSSRKATQSIEDLRAIPWSFSWAQCRLPIPGWYGMGTALNRYLESGLPNDGLNRSKRLAQLQTMARDWAFFRTLLSNMEQVLAKTDLDIGLKYAGLVEDAELRESIFTQIRDEFELTHQLFREITGHELLAHDQALQDALAERFAYIDPLNHLQVELLRRHRRQGEKANKPTRSGVNKQHVIHLTINGIAAGLRNSG; this comes from the coding sequence TTGCCGAGGACCGCGACCAGAACCGTCGCCGCGAAGAGCAAGATCCCGAAAAGCTGCTGGGCAGCCTGCAACATGCCATTCAAACCTTGATGGACCAGGGCCTGAGCGCCAAGAAAATTCGTCGTTATCTGCAAGAAGCTTGTGTGATGCCGGTGCTGACGGCTCACCCTACCGAGGTTCAGCGCCAAAGTACGCTGGCTGTGCATATGGCCATTGCCGATGAGCTGAATGGCCTGGATCACAAAGCCAGCGCCACGCAATCAGCCCGCACCCAGGAAAAACTGACCGGTCTGGTGTCCCTGCTGTGGCAAACCCGCATGCTGCGTGATCACAAGCTGACCGTCATGGACGAGATCGACAACGCCCTGGCCTATTACGGTTCCACCTTCCTGCCCACGATTCCGCAGCTGTACCACGACCTGGACCGTTTGCTGGAACCGGGCAAAAAAAGCCTGCTGGATCAGAAAACCCGCTCCCTGCCCGCCTTTTTGCGCATGGGTAGCTGGATTGGCGGCGATCGCGACGGCAACCCCAATGTGGGCCCTGAAACGGTTGAACAAGCGGTGCTGCGCCAGTCGACACGCGCGCTGCAACACTATCTGGAGCAGATTCGTCTGCTGGGTACGGAAATCTCCGTGTCCGACGCACTGAACCGCGTCAGCAAAGACCTGGCGGCCTTGTCGGCCAGCAGCCAAGACCCGTCGCCACACCGTGTAGACGAACCTTATCGCCGCAGCTTTATTCATCTGTACGCCCGTATGGCGGCCACAGCGCAGAACCTGCTGGGCCGCGATCTGGCCGATCGCCCCACTTACGCCGCCCCACCCTACGCAAACCCGCAAGAATTCAAGGCTGATCTGCAAATCATTGCCGACTCTCTGGCTGAAAACAAAGGCGGCGCCATTGCCGGCCTGCGTTTGAACGAATTGATTCAAGCCGTGGAGGTTTTTGGCTTCCATCTGGCCACTTTAGACCTGCGCCAAAGCTCGGACGTGCATGAGCGCGTGCTGGACGAGCTGTTCCGCGTGGCAGGCACGCTTTACAAGGACGAGCCCGTCAATTACCGCCAGTTGTCCGAAGAAGACCGCATCACCTTGCTGCGCTCGGAGCTGCGTCACCATCGCCCCCTGGTTTCACCCTGGTATCGCTACTCGGAAGAAACCGAGAAAGAGCTGTCCATTCTGCGCAAAGCCGCCGAATGCCGTCGCCGCTTTGGTGCGCGTGCGCTGGAACAAACCATTGTGTCGCACACCGAAACCCTCAGCGACTTGCTGGAAGTGCTGGTGCTGCAACAGGAAACCGGTCTGATCGTGCCCAACTCAAACGAGCCGGAGCATCAAGGTCTGATGGTTGTGCCATTGTTCGAGACCATTCCTGACTTGGAACGTGGCCCGCAAATCATGCAGGAATGGCTGGACATGCCTGAAATCCGCCAGCGTGTGCGTCACGCTCAGGACAGCGTACAGGAAGTGATGCTGGGCTATTCGGACAGTAACAAGGACGGTGGCTATCTGACCTCCAACTGGACGCTGTACCGTGCCGAGCGTGAATTTGCGCAGGTGTTCTCACGCCGCAAAGTACGTCTGCGTCTGTTCCACGGGCGTGGCGGTTCGGTAGGCCGAGGCGGTGGCTCCAGTTTCGACGCGATTCTGGCGCAACCTCCAGGCACCGTGAACGGCCAGATTCGTCTGACCGAGCAAGGCGAGATGATTCAAGGCCGCTACAAGGATGCGGACGTGGGTCGTTGGCATCTGGAGCTGTTTGTGGCTGCCACACTGGAAGCCAGCCTGGGTTCACGCAAAGGCTCGTCCAATGACGACGAGCACCTGGCCGCGTACGGCGACGCCATGGCCTGGATGTCCGAGCAGGCCCATCAAAGCTATCGCCAGTTGGTCTACGGTACGCCGAACTTTGATCAGTACTTCTTCCAGTCCACGCCTATCAAGGAAATTGCTGGCCTGAATATCGGCTCGCGCCCATCGTCGCGCAAGGCCACGCAAAGCATTGAAGACCTGCGCGCCATCCCCTGGAGTTTCTCCTGGGCGCAATGCCGCCTGCCTATTCCGGGCTGGTACGGCATGGGCACGGCCTTGAATCGCTACCTGGAGTCGGGACTGCCCAATGATGGCCTGAACCGCAGCAAGCGCTTGGCTCAACTGCAAACCATGGCGCGTGACTGGGCCTTCTTCCGCACCCTGCTGTCCAATATGGAACAGGTGCTGGCCAAGACTGACCTGGATATCGGCCTGAAATACGCCGGTTTGGTCGAGGACGCGGAGCTGCGCGAAAGCATCTTCACGCAAATTCGTGACGAGTTCGAACTGACACACCAGTTGTTCCGTGAAATCACCGGCCACGAGCTGCTGGCGCACGATCAGGCATTGCAAGATGCTCTGGCCGAACGTTTTGCCTATATCGACCCGCTGAATCACTTGCAGGTGGAACTGCTGCGCCGCCATCGCCGTCAGGGTGAAAAGGCCAACAAGCCCACACGCAGCGGTGTAAACAAGCAGCACGTGATTCACCTGACGATCAACGGTATTGCAGCCGGCCTGCGTAACTCGGGCTAA